In Sphingomonas sp. KC8, the sequence AGCACCATGCGCACCGGCCAGCGGCCCAGCGGGGTCATCCCGTCGCCCTCGCGCTTGTCAGCGGCGGGGCAGGCGCCCGACCGGCCGATCACGCAGGGCAGGGTGTGGCCCGACATGGCGAGCGTTCGCGCGCCCGCGTCGACCAGAATCACAGCTGATGGCCGGTGCGGTCGCGCTTGGTATCGAGATAGGCGCGGTTGTGCGGATTGGCCGTCATCGCATGCGCGACCCGTTCGACCACGGTGACCCCGGCCGATTCCAGCCCCGCCATTTTGGCCGGATTGTTGGTGAGCAGGCGGACTTTATCCTGTCCCAGCAAGGTCAGCATCCGCGCCGCGACGCCGAAATCGCGCGCGTCCACATCGAAACCCAGCCGGACATTGGCGTCGACCGTGTCATAGCCCTGATCCTGCAAGGCATAAGCGCGCAGCTTGTTGACGAGGCCGATGCCGCGCCCTTCCTGGCGCAGGTAAAGCAGGATGCCCCAGCCGGCATCGGCGATTTCGTGGAGAGCGGCGTGCAATTGCGGCCCGCAATCGCATTTGAGCGATCCCAGCACATCGCCCGTCAGGCATTCGCTGTGGAGGCGGACGAGCGGCGGTGTGCCATCGGGCGCGCCGATCACCAAGGCGACATGTTCGGCGGCATCGTCGGCATTGCGGAACGCGACGATTTCGCTGTGTTCGGACGTTTCGACCGGCAGGCGCGCCCGCGCGGCGATGATGAGGCGGGCGGGGGCATCCTGTTCGGCGATCGCGTCCGCCAGAACCTCCACCTCGCCGGCGCCATCGTCGATGACGAAGAACGCTGGCAACAGGCCGGCGAGCCGGGCGAGCCGCAGGGCGGCGGCGGCGGCATCGGGTGCCGTTGTCGCGATGGCGCGATAGGGGCCTTTGAGCGGGGTTGCCAGATCGAGCGCCGGATCGGCCAGCGCCACGGCCGCCGGCAGGTCGAGCCACGTCGCGCGTTCGATGCGGACGGCGGCGCCGGGTGTCGCCGCCGCGCGCTGGTTGGCGAGTTTCAACGTCGCGGCGCGCCCGCTGGACAGCAGGATATCGGCGCGCGCCGTGGGATCGAACGCCGCCAGGCG encodes:
- the ribA gene encoding GTP cyclohydrolase II, whose amino-acid sequence is MSGLRSAAHALDALRRGWPVRILSATGAIAVLAVETADDGRLAAFDPTARADILLSSGRAATLKLANQRAAATPGAAVRIERATWLDLPAAVALADPALDLATPLKGPYRAIATTAPDAAAAALRLARLAGLLPAFFVIDDGAGEVEVLADAIAEQDAPARLIIAARARLPVETSEHSEIVAFRNADDAAEHVALVIGAPDGTPPLVRLHSECLTGDVLGSLKCDCGPQLHAALHEIADAGWGILLYLRQEGRGIGLVNKLRAYALQDQGYDTVDANVRLGFDVDARDFGVAARMLTLLGQDKVRLLTNNPAKMAGLESAGVTVVERVAHAMTANPHNRAYLDTKRDRTGHQL